The following coding sequences lie in one Candidatus Brocadia sp. genomic window:
- a CDS encoding CBS domain-containing protein, translating to MLVKDVMKTQLVTLNADSKLGFANDIMYLGRIRHLPVVKGENVVGILTQRDLYRASLTSILTNWKENKEFLDSLKVSEVMTKNVITIAPDATVEEAAQIMIDKKVGGLPVVKDKNKLIGLITETDVLQYFVDENRKRK from the coding sequence ATGCTTGTAAAAGATGTGATGAAGACACAACTGGTAACCTTGAATGCTGATTCAAAGCTTGGCTTTGCAAATGACATCATGTATTTGGGGAGGATACGGCATTTACCCGTTGTGAAAGGAGAGAATGTTGTTGGCATCTTGACACAAAGAGACCTCTATCGTGCATCGCTGACGTCTATTCTTACGAACTGGAAGGAAAATAAGGAATTTCTGGATTCTCTTAAGGTTTCAGAGGTAATGACGAAAAATGTGATTACCATTGCCCCCGATGCAACGGTCGAGGAAGCAGCCCAGATTATGATCGACAAGAAGGTGGGAGGGCTGCCGGTGGTAAAAGACAAGAATAAGTTGATTGGTTTGATTACCGAGACTGACGTATTGCAATATTTTGTGGATGAGAACAGAAAGAGGAAATGA
- the glnA gene encoding type I glutamate--ammonia ligase gives MTSEHTDLAVINRAKEDNVKLVQLQFTDINGNIKAVTIPMERFPESIEKGIWFDGSSIEGFTRICESDMYLKPDTSTYALLPWETEEITARLFCDVHMPDGSPFEGDPRYILKRAIKNAREMNFEYNVGPELEFFLFKPKSDGQVEPTPHDVGSYFDFSPRDLAGNVRRDIIFTLEKMGLNVEMSHHEVAPGQHEIDFRYAEALKTAENALTFKQVVKSIAHQHDLYATFMPKPIFGLCGSGMHCHQSFFDIRTRKNLFFDEKDEYKLSKVAKQFVAGQLQHVCAMSAILSPTVNSYKRLVPGYEAPVYICWGQKNRSALIRIPRFSQGREQSIRAELRCPDPSNNPYLALAVMLEAGLDGIRRGLTPPSPVEENVYEFDKDELAYRNIATLPGSLGEAIEELKKSKVMEAALGSHTYQVYIHAKMAEWDEYRMQVTEWEHKKYFETT, from the coding sequence ATGACCAGTGAGCATACAGATTTGGCAGTTATCAATCGGGCAAAAGAAGACAATGTAAAACTTGTCCAACTGCAATTTACTGATATAAACGGAAATATCAAGGCCGTTACGATACCTATGGAGAGATTCCCGGAATCCATCGAAAAGGGGATTTGGTTTGATGGCTCTTCAATCGAGGGTTTTACAAGAATTTGTGAAAGCGATATGTATCTGAAGCCTGATACGAGTACGTATGCCTTGCTTCCCTGGGAGACAGAGGAGATAACGGCCAGACTTTTTTGTGATGTCCATATGCCGGATGGTTCCCCTTTCGAAGGAGACCCCCGGTATATTTTGAAAAGGGCAATTAAAAATGCGCGGGAAATGAACTTTGAATATAATGTGGGACCCGAGTTGGAATTTTTCTTATTTAAACCCAAAAGCGATGGTCAGGTGGAGCCTACACCCCACGACGTGGGGAGTTATTTTGACTTTTCTCCGAGAGACCTTGCGGGAAACGTGAGAAGGGATATTATTTTTACTCTGGAGAAAATGGGTCTTAATGTTGAGATGAGCCACCATGAAGTAGCCCCCGGGCAGCATGAGATTGACTTCAGATATGCCGAGGCGCTGAAGACTGCCGAAAATGCCTTGACTTTTAAACAGGTAGTGAAGTCTATTGCGCATCAGCACGATTTATATGCCACTTTTATGCCAAAACCCATCTTTGGGCTATGTGGCAGTGGAATGCATTGTCATCAGAGTTTTTTCGATATCAGGACACGAAAGAATCTATTCTTCGATGAAAAGGATGAATATAAACTCAGTAAGGTGGCAAAACAGTTTGTTGCAGGGCAACTTCAGCATGTCTGTGCGATGAGCGCTATTTTATCTCCAACAGTAAATTCCTATAAAAGACTGGTGCCCGGGTATGAGGCGCCGGTGTATATCTGCTGGGGACAAAAGAATCGCTCTGCCTTGATACGAATTCCAAGATTTTCTCAGGGGAGGGAACAGTCAATAAGGGCAGAGTTGAGATGCCCGGATCCCAGCAATAATCCGTACCTTGCCCTCGCAGTCATGCTGGAAGCAGGGCTTGATGGTATTAGAAGAGGTCTTACGCCTCCTAGCCCCGTAGAAGAGAATGTCTACGAGTTTGATAAGGATGAATTGGCATACCGCAATATCGCCACGCTTCCGGGTTCCCTTGGTGAAGCAATTGAGGAATTAAAGAAAAGCAAAGTGATGGAAGCTGCATTGGGTTCTCATACGTACCAAGTGTATATTCATGCAAAAATGGCCGAATGGGATGAGTACAGGATGCAGGTAACCGAGTGGGAACATAAAAAATATTTCGAGACGACATAA
- a CDS encoding MOSC domain-containing protein produces MGKVVAVCISERKGTQKRDVGTCKLIEHFGLKGDAHAGKWHRQVSLLARESADIMRKKGLNIEDGDFGENIVTEGIELKSLPIGTVLKIGDDAIIRVTQIGKLCHDRCAIYYKAGDCIMPREGIFAEILTGGTIKTGDEITILEKGAEVEVKV; encoded by the coding sequence ATGGGAAAGGTTGTTGCCGTCTGCATAAGCGAAAGAAAAGGCACCCAAAAACGCGACGTCGGTACGTGTAAGTTAATCGAACATTTTGGCCTGAAAGGAGATGCCCATGCCGGTAAATGGCATCGTCAGGTCAGCCTGCTGGCCAGAGAAAGCGCAGATATCATGCGTAAAAAGGGATTAAATATCGAGGACGGCGATTTTGGGGAAAATATTGTAACGGAGGGCATCGAACTAAAATCCCTTCCTATTGGAACCGTTTTAAAAATTGGCGATGATGCCATTATTCGGGTGACTCAAATCGGCAAACTCTGTCATGACCGTTGCGCTATTTATTATAAAGCCGGCGATTGTATTATGCCGAGGGAAGGTATCTTTGCCGAAATTCTCACAGGCGGCACCATTAAAACAGGGGATGAAATTACAATCCTCGAAAAGGGTGCAGAAGTAGAAGTAAAAGTATGA